In Benincasa hispida cultivar B227 chromosome 8, ASM972705v1, whole genome shotgun sequence, the sequence GTCTACAATAGTTTTATAGTTTCTCTTCTATACAATTGTTAGTTCACATCTTAGtagagattttcatttcacttATGAGACTAAATCGAAAATGAAGAGGGAGTGGGAGAAATTTCTCTTTGTTCACTAAACAAAATTATGACAAAATTGTACTCCTCATTTCTAACTCCgactttattattattgttttgtgtatATGTATCTAAATTTATTCATGGTAAACTATattgttgatagacttctatcggtgATACGGTCTAACGTTGACACATAAATTGTATATCTCCACCTCTATCCCCTTGAACATCTCTACCTTCCGGTAAATTaggcttttttaaaaaaaaaaaaaaaaaaaaaattgaaatgcatCCACGGGACACTTtaacaaaatgtttattttaatttgtgattgccgatattttgttgttttgtttcaATGTTTGACACATTctcaattaattgtttattgaaaattattaaatttaatatcattatattatttaatttatatgtggAAGCAAGAAGCAGATCAAAACACagtaacaaaataaaatatatgttttcgaactacttttgtattttttaataaaaaaaactacattAAAACAATTTATTGGTCTCTCCAATGTTATGAACTAATATTTAGTAGCAAGAGACTTATATCaacctctataaaaaaaaaaaaaaattaaaattttgttattttctataATAATTTTCCTTCTAGATATGGGTACATGATAAAAGAAAAGGTCATTTTTGTAAGAAAtagatttcttgtttttttttataggtgATTTTCCAAATTTATGTACAAAATTCCAACAATCAAGCTACATACATAAACTAGCAGACACAAAACTTAAAGGATTATCAAAATGGATAAATATTACAAGACTTCTAAGTCTTCTAATAGCTTCCTTGGCCTTTTTAGGCAACTACCCAACACGATAACGCGTCGATGATCCGTCCCTTCCACCCTTGCAACATCCACGACCCGTCCTGATCGATCACAAAGTCCTGATGGTATTCTGTGTTTACTATCTTCTCCACACTCTTCAGTAGGTCTTGGTCTAATGGTACTTGTTTGAACCCGGCCCTTGTGTTCCTTACTTGCCATTGCTTGTAAGTCTCTGGCCTTTCAACTCTCTCAAGCCCCTCGCACGCTATGACATTCATGATGTCTCTTCCTAGGATTTCCTTCTCACACAGATGCCTCATTGGATTGTTTCGAGGCACTGTCGCCTCGTACATGTCGAACAACGATGAGTAGTAAAAGAGTGCCTCTTTAAACCTTGTGTTGAAGAAGGGAGTGTTGAATGACCCATTGGTGACTTCATGAATGAAGAGATCTGGATTGATTTTCCTGATCAACTTCAGAACCCTGTCTCTTGGGCTGTTTGCGACCACCGTTTCGTCGGGTACGTTCTTCATTCGGAACATACAAGTCACAATAGTCAGTTCATCTCTGTCAAGATTGAGATCCTCGTATCGAACCGTTTCCCATTTCCGGGCCAAGACCTTGTGTTCAAATGGCACATTGAATCTCTTGCAGTAATGTGCAAGACGCCGACCAGTCTGCTCAACACGTTCAGCAGGGCGGAATCCAGGCTGAGGAAGCTCGATCCCCGTGATCCGAAGCTTGGGAGGCCCACCAGGTCTGCGCGAGAGCCGTTGAATCAAGCAAGGCCATTGGAGACCATACAAAATACCAAAATCAACAATATGCAAAGTTGTTACTTTCTCAGCTAGCTTAAGAATCGTTCTATTGGCATAGAAATACGACATCCGCCGAAACGGGCACGCCTTGATGAACGTCTGATAAGCTTTCAAGATCTCAGCAGCAGAGGTTTCATTACTTGCAAAGGGCAAATACAGAGGCGTCCCGGCGGCAAGACGAGTCTCGAGACCCTTAGCAAAGTAATGAGCTAATCTCTGATTTCCATCCCcagatgaattagaatgctgcCTAATCTGATTTAGCAACTCATTTGCAGTCCTTTGATCATAATTTGAAACAGCTTGAGCACATTGAGTCAACAATGTCCACAAATCCACAACTTCCACACTATTCTCTTGCTTCCTAGAACGAGTactcttcttccctttccttttCCCTCTCCCTCTCGACTTCTTATTCGCTTCGCTCTCCGACGATTCATCGGAACCACACGATGGGGGAGACTGCCGACTTTCGCCCCGACAAAGAAGAACCTCATCAAACAACTCAGACAGTGAATTATCATCAGCAAAATTAGCAGACTGCTTATTACTTCTCAACTCCTCATCACTATCCTCCCTCAAAcggttttttttctctcttaacaACCCATTTTCAAGGACGGATCTACCATCACTCTCAGCACCAAACCAAGAAAAATCAACAGCCCTAGAAGGAACAGAGGTAGAACTATAAGAATCATTATCCAAGTCAATGGTCCCAAATCTTCCATTAACAGGAAGAAACTTGCTAGCCTCTTCAGCTCCTTGCCTAAAATGACCAATAAATTGCATCCCAAGAAACGAATCTCGACTCAAAACAGAGTTTTGAAAAGGGGCAAAAACAGAGGAGTTACCATTAAAAGATTCAGATTCATCCTCACCGTTGTTACTTACAGCCCTATCACAGCTAAAATCCTGAGAAGAATCACCATTTCCGATTGGAGAAGGGGGATATTTCTG encodes:
- the LOC120083055 gene encoding scarecrow-like protein 14, whose translation is MDNLLDDFPNSWNNYPFHPHLSNGLFKVNRDSVDALQIPAKSQQHQHHLSNNSSSSPSSSSSEGDSPDSHDTSNTMLKYITEMLMDEGEDLKAQPCMLLDCLALQAAEKSFYDVLGQKYPPSPIGNGDSSQDFSCDRAVSNNGEDESESFNGNSSVFAPFQNSVLSRDSFLGMQFIGHFRQGAEEASKFLPVNGRFGTIDLDNDSYSSTSVPSRAVDFSWFGAESDGRSVLENGLLREKKNRLREDSDEELRSNKQSANFADDNSLSELFDEVLLCRGESRQSPPSCGSDESSESEANKKSRGRGKRKGKKSTRSRKQENSVEVVDLWTLLTQCAQAVSNYDQRTANELLNQIRQHSNSSGDGNQRLAHYFAKGLETRLAAGTPLYLPFASNETSAAEILKAYQTFIKACPFRRMSYFYANRTILKLAEKVTTLHIVDFGILYGLQWPCLIQRLSRRPGGPPKLRITGIELPQPGFRPAERVEQTGRRLAHYCKRFNVPFEHKVLARKWETVRYEDLNLDRDELTIVTCMFRMKNVPDETVVANSPRDRVLKLIRKINPDLFIHEVTNGSFNTPFFNTRFKEALFYYSSLFDMYEATVPRNNPMRHLCEKEILGRDIMNVIACEGLERVERPETYKQWQVRNTRAGFKQVPLDQDLLKSVEKIVNTEYHQDFVIDQDGSWMLQGWKGRIIDALSCWVVA